Proteins from a single region of Runella sp. SP2:
- a CDS encoding ABC transporter permease: protein MHSKPPRLADRFLQFFCAPHLLEEVQGDLHEEFEYQVERVGARRARWRYWRDVLGFFQPRYIKRKPSQYPQTYSYSLIMIRNYFKIALRSLQRNKVYTSINLLGLSLGMTCGLLIFLLVKYHLSFDNFHAHSDRIYRIVTEQHRDNISYVSSVPSPLGKVFRNDYTFAEKVGRICTFEDMLISIKAEKGLNKFKEPQGVAFTEPEYFAIFNFPLSVGSFQNALNEPNTGIITERIARKYFGNANPINQIFRVDNKLDIRVTGVLKDLPTNSDQKAEIFVSYPTLKSYNDWLGSDDAWGGIQSSMKCFVRLRSGVLPSEVEKVFPAYVKRYRPTSKNVHHYKLQPLNDVHFNAQYGGAMNKQTLWILSLIGLFLIITACVNFINLATAQALNRSKEVGVRKVLGSLRGQLFWQFIAQTGLIATIAGGIVLGLAALALPYVNQWFATEISLNLLSDWRLVMFIPALILIVTFFAGSYPGLILAGFQPILALKGKLSQQNIGGFNTRRALIVVQFSISQVLIIGMIVIARQIYYAQKADLGFNKDAIMLLPIASTPQQAKTIKAQLQSLAGVEQVSLCYSAPASNGHWQTAPHYDNHSEEESFRVSVRAADNDYLSTFDLKLVAGRNLYPSDTVKEFLVNETFAKKLNVASPSDLLGKNLRVNGNMTGPIVGVVKDFHDHSFHEDINPVCIPSASDFYNNYAVKISTANVPATMAAVEKTWSKMHPDQIYEYTFLDEHIASFYETEALMLKLIQLFSLIAVFIGCLGLYGLISFMAAQKTKEIGIRKVLGSSLAQILWIFGKEFARLIVVAFLVAAPIAWWFMNQWLQDFKFHITIQPWIFVVTIAITLLVATLTVIYEATKAALVNPVKSLKSE from the coding sequence ATGCACTCCAAACCACCCCGCCTTGCCGACCGCTTTTTGCAGTTTTTCTGCGCGCCTCACTTGCTGGAAGAAGTGCAGGGAGATTTGCACGAAGAATTTGAGTACCAAGTTGAGCGCGTGGGTGCGCGGCGCGCTCGTTGGCGTTACTGGCGCGACGTGCTGGGATTTTTTCAGCCACGGTATATCAAACGAAAACCCTCTCAATACCCTCAAACCTATTCATACAGCCTAATTATGATACGCAACTATTTTAAAATCGCACTCAGAAGCCTCCAACGAAACAAAGTCTATACTTCCATCAACTTGTTGGGATTATCGCTTGGCATGACTTGCGGGCTTCTTATTTTTCTTTTGGTCAAATACCACTTGAGTTTTGACAATTTTCATGCGCACTCCGACCGCATTTATCGCATTGTCACCGAGCAGCACCGCGACAATATCTCGTACGTATCATCTGTGCCAAGCCCGCTGGGAAAAGTGTTTAGAAATGACTATACTTTTGCCGAAAAAGTAGGGCGAATCTGTACTTTCGAGGACATGCTCATCTCAATAAAGGCAGAAAAAGGACTCAATAAGTTTAAAGAACCTCAAGGTGTGGCGTTTACAGAGCCCGAGTATTTTGCCATTTTTAATTTCCCATTGTCGGTTGGTAGCTTTCAAAATGCGCTAAATGAACCCAATACGGGTATTATTACCGAGCGAATTGCGCGTAAATACTTTGGTAATGCCAACCCTATCAATCAAATTTTTCGGGTGGACAACAAGCTTGACATTCGGGTAACGGGCGTGTTGAAAGACTTACCGACCAACTCAGACCAAAAAGCCGAGATTTTTGTCTCTTATCCCACCCTCAAATCTTACAACGATTGGCTTGGCAGCGACGATGCTTGGGGAGGGATTCAAAGCTCGATGAAATGTTTTGTTCGCCTTAGATCAGGGGTGTTACCGTCGGAAGTAGAAAAAGTGTTTCCTGCCTATGTGAAGAGGTATCGGCCTACCAGCAAAAACGTACACCATTACAAACTACAACCCCTTAACGATGTGCATTTTAACGCCCAGTACGGAGGGGCTATGAACAAGCAGACCCTGTGGATATTGTCGCTGATTGGGCTTTTCTTGATTATAACTGCCTGCGTTAATTTTATCAATTTGGCCACGGCCCAAGCCCTCAACCGCTCCAAAGAAGTGGGCGTAAGGAAAGTACTTGGAAGCCTTCGCGGGCAGTTATTTTGGCAATTTATTGCCCAAACGGGTCTTATTGCAACCATTGCAGGGGGCATTGTGTTGGGGTTGGCCGCGCTTGCTTTACCGTATGTTAATCAGTGGTTTGCCACCGAAATATCGCTTAATTTGCTGAGTGACTGGCGATTGGTAATGTTTATCCCTGCGTTGATATTGATTGTCACTTTTTTTGCGGGCTCGTATCCAGGATTAATTCTTGCTGGTTTTCAACCTATTTTGGCGCTCAAAGGCAAACTTTCTCAGCAAAATATCGGAGGCTTCAATACGCGCCGCGCCTTGATTGTTGTTCAATTTTCGATTTCGCAGGTACTAATCATCGGGATGATTGTGATTGCGCGCCAGATTTATTATGCCCAAAAAGCAGATTTAGGGTTTAATAAAGACGCTATCATGCTACTGCCCATTGCCTCAACGCCCCAACAGGCCAAAACCATCAAGGCGCAACTGCAAAGCTTGGCAGGCGTAGAACAGGTGTCGCTGTGTTATTCTGCCCCTGCCTCCAATGGTCACTGGCAAACAGCTCCTCACTACGATAACCACTCAGAAGAGGAGTCGTTTAGGGTATCAGTAAGGGCTGCCGACAATGATTATCTTTCTACGTTTGACCTAAAACTGGTAGCAGGCAGAAATTTATACCCTTCGGATACTGTAAAAGAGTTTTTGGTCAATGAAACGTTTGCAAAAAAATTGAACGTAGCCTCGCCCTCAGATTTACTAGGGAAAAATCTCCGCGTTAATGGCAACATGACTGGGCCGATTGTGGGCGTGGTCAAAGATTTTCACGACCATTCGTTTCACGAAGACATCAATCCCGTTTGTATTCCTTCGGCCAGTGATTTTTACAACAATTATGCCGTCAAAATCAGCACAGCCAACGTCCCTGCTACCATGGCTGCGGTGGAAAAAACTTGGAGTAAAATGCACCCTGATCAAATCTACGAATACACTTTTTTGGACGAACACATCGCGTCGTTTTATGAAACGGAGGCACTGATGCTAAAACTCATTCAGCTGTTTTCGCTCATTGCGGTGTTTATTGGGTGTTTGGGATTGTACGGTCTTATTTCTTTCATGGCAGCGCAGAAAACCAAGGAAATTGGGATTCGGAAAGTATTGGGCAGCAGCCTTGCACAGATTTTATGGATTTTTGGAAAAGAGTTTGCCCGTTTGATTGTCGTCGCCTTTCTGGTTGCGGCGCCCATTGCGTGGTGGTTTATGAACCAATGGCTGCAAGATTTTAAGTTTCACATCACGATTCAGCCTTGGATATTCGTAGTAACCATTGCCATCACACTGCTTGTCGCTACCCTGACGGTAATTTACGAAGCAACCAAAGCCGCCTTGGTCAATCCCGTGAAGAGTTTAAAATCTGAATAA
- a CDS encoding permease prefix domain 2-containing transporter, translating to MHHKPPRLADRFLQFFCAPHLLEEVHGDLYEEFEYQVERVGARRARWRYWRDVLGFFQPRYIKRKPSQYPQTYLFSLNMLRNYFKIAVRNLLKNKGYSFINIGGLAVGMAVAILSGLWVWDELSFNQYHQNYARIAQVMIRETDEGNVGYSNSVQYPLATELKTNYQNNFKYIVTSSNAGDYILTAGENKFLRKGQFMEAKAPEMLSLKMIYGSWAGLNDPHSILISASTAQALFGDTYPLNQVMKINNKLDVTVTGVYEDLPLNSVFNDINFFAPFDLWVSDNDWVRESANNWHNHFLKVYVEIQPTTDFERVSKTIKDAELKNIGDLKDKVAENPQVFLHPMHNWHLYPFKNGAVNPEPTQMVWLIGIIGAFVLLLACINFVNLSTARSEKRAKEVGIRKAIGSVQGQLISQFFSESFLVVLLSFFLAFVLLLFTLTWFNDLSAKAISIPWTNTYFWLFCLLFIFVTGLLAGSYPSFYLSSFQPIKVLKGINVVNRFAFTPRKVLVVFQFTISVTLIISTIVVYRQVQFAKNRPVGYTREGLLMLAMKSDAFSGKHEILRTELKNTGAVSEISASMGRMTQVSSNNDGLEWKGKKPEQDKSFSTLTVSHEHGKTVGWQFVKGRDFSRKYATDSSGIVINEAAMKYMGLQNPLGETISWKFRENTAYFQVIGIIKDMVMESPYEPVKPAIFYIKPINGKPNWLNVKINPSVSISQALPKIEAVFKKIVPTVPFDYTFVDEEYNAKFKAEERIGKLATFFAVLAIFISCLGLFGLASFVAEQRTKEIGIRKVLGASVVGLWQMLSKDFVVLVIISCLISAPISYYFMEGWLQKYTYRTSISWWIFGLTSIGALTITLLTVSFQAIKAALINPVKSLKSE from the coding sequence ATGCACCACAAACCACCCCGCCTCGCCGACCGCTTTTTGCAGTTTTTCTGTGCGCCCCACTTACTGGAAGAAGTGCATGGAGATTTGTATGAAGAATTTGAGTACCAAGTTGAGCGCGTGGGTGCGCGTCGCGCTCGTTGGCGTTATTGGCGCGATGTACTGGGCTTTTTTCAGCCACGATATATAAAACGAAAACCCTCTCAATACCCTCAAACGTATTTATTCAGCCTCAATATGCTACGTAATTATTTTAAAATCGCAGTTCGGAACCTGTTGAAAAACAAGGGTTATTCTTTTATCAATATCGGTGGCTTGGCTGTAGGTATGGCCGTGGCTATCCTCAGTGGGCTCTGGGTTTGGGATGAATTGAGTTTCAACCAATACCACCAGAATTATGCGCGGATTGCCCAAGTGATGATCAGAGAAACGGATGAAGGAAATGTAGGTTACTCTAATTCGGTGCAGTATCCGCTGGCAACAGAATTAAAAACGAATTACCAAAATAACTTTAAATATATTGTAACATCTTCAAATGCAGGAGATTATATTCTGACGGCAGGTGAGAATAAATTTTTAAGGAAAGGCCAGTTTATGGAAGCAAAAGCTCCCGAAATGCTTTCCTTAAAAATGATTTATGGTAGTTGGGCGGGTCTTAACGACCCTCATTCTATATTGATTTCGGCTTCTACGGCACAAGCACTATTTGGGGATACCTACCCACTTAATCAGGTGATGAAAATCAATAACAAATTAGATGTCACCGTCACGGGCGTGTACGAAGATTTGCCACTTAATTCAGTATTTAATGACATCAACTTTTTTGCACCGTTTGACTTGTGGGTATCGGACAATGATTGGGTGAGGGAATCTGCTAACAATTGGCACAACCATTTTTTGAAAGTTTACGTAGAAATTCAACCAACGACGGATTTTGAGCGCGTTTCTAAAACAATCAAAGATGCTGAACTGAAAAATATTGGTGACTTAAAAGACAAGGTCGCTGAAAATCCACAGGTATTTTTACATCCGATGCACAATTGGCATTTGTATCCGTTTAAGAACGGAGCCGTAAATCCCGAACCTACTCAAATGGTTTGGTTAATTGGTATTATTGGGGCATTTGTACTGCTATTGGCTTGCATTAATTTTGTCAATTTAAGTACAGCTCGCTCCGAAAAACGTGCCAAAGAAGTAGGTATTCGCAAAGCGATTGGGTCGGTTCAAGGTCAATTAATCAGCCAGTTTTTTAGCGAGTCTTTTTTAGTGGTACTGCTGTCTTTTTTTCTCGCTTTTGTTCTGCTGCTATTTACGCTCACTTGGTTCAATGATTTGTCTGCCAAAGCGATAAGTATACCTTGGACTAATACTTATTTTTGGCTATTTTGTCTGCTTTTTATTTTTGTAACTGGGCTGTTAGCAGGTAGTTATCCTTCTTTTTATTTGTCTTCTTTCCAACCTATCAAAGTTTTGAAAGGCATAAACGTTGTCAATCGCTTTGCGTTTACACCCCGAAAAGTCTTAGTCGTTTTTCAGTTTACCATTTCAGTTACCCTCATTATCAGTACGATTGTTGTGTATCGCCAAGTTCAATTTGCTAAAAACCGTCCTGTGGGCTATACCCGCGAAGGGTTATTGATGTTGGCCATGAAATCTGATGCTTTTTCGGGGAAACATGAGATACTTAGAACTGAACTGAAAAATACAGGTGCCGTTTCCGAAATATCGGCATCAATGGGACGAATGACGCAGGTGTCTTCAAACAATGATGGTTTGGAGTGGAAAGGAAAAAAGCCCGAGCAAGACAAAAGTTTCAGCACCTTAACCGTTTCCCATGAGCATGGCAAAACTGTAGGCTGGCAGTTTGTAAAAGGTCGAGATTTTTCGAGGAAGTATGCCACTGATTCTTCGGGTATCGTTATTAACGAGGCTGCCATGAAATACATGGGATTACAAAATCCTCTTGGCGAAACAATCAGCTGGAAGTTTCGCGAAAATACGGCCTACTTTCAAGTGATAGGTATTATAAAAGATATGGTAATGGAGTCTCCTTATGAGCCCGTTAAACCTGCTATTTTTTACATAAAACCCATTAATGGGAAGCCTAACTGGTTGAATGTCAAAATTAATCCATCTGTAAGTATCAGTCAGGCATTGCCAAAAATTGAGGCTGTTTTTAAGAAAATTGTTCCGACCGTGCCATTTGATTATACATTTGTGGATGAAGAATACAATGCCAAATTTAAAGCTGAAGAACGCATCGGAAAACTGGCTACTTTCTTCGCTGTCCTCGCTATTTTCATTTCTTGTCTGGGTTTATTTGGGCTGGCGTCGTTTGTGGCCGAGCAGCGCACGAAGGAAATAGGTATTCGTAAAGTACTAGGTGCGTCTGTTGTTGGTTTATGGCAAATGCTTTCCAAAGATTTTGTGGTATTGGTAATTATATCATGCCTGATTTCAGCGCCTATTTCTTACTATTTCATGGAGGGATGGTTACAAAAATATACCTACCGAACGTCGATTTCATGGTGGATTTTTGGCTTGACAAGCATAGGGGCGCTGACCATTACGTTGCTCACTGTTAGTTTCCAAGCCATAAAAGCCGCTTTGATCAATCCCGTGAAGAGCTTAAAATCTGAATAA
- a CDS encoding PadR family transcriptional regulator has product MKRTYLGEFEEIVLLAVAVLNGQAYGVLLMHEIIEQTDRSVRLNQVHSALQRLEEKGMVRSEMGEPTNERGGRRKRLFSVTAFGQRTLQEIQEVRAGFWERMANPLKLTMSI; this is encoded by the coding sequence ATGAAACGTACGTACTTAGGAGAATTTGAAGAAATCGTTTTACTCGCGGTAGCTGTCCTAAACGGCCAAGCCTACGGGGTATTGCTGATGCACGAAATCATTGAACAAACCGACCGCAGCGTTCGCTTGAATCAGGTGCATTCGGCCTTGCAGCGGCTCGAAGAGAAAGGAATGGTGCGCTCGGAAATGGGGGAGCCTACCAACGAGCGCGGCGGGCGCCGCAAACGCTTGTTTTCAGTAACGGCCTTTGGCCAGCGCACGCTCCAAGAAATCCAAGAAGTACGTGCTGGTTTTTGGGAACGTATGGCCAATCCCCTGAAACTAACGATGTCAATCTAA
- a CDS encoding sugar phosphate isomerase/epimerase, with the protein MKHTAKYFLCGLLLSLGAFSVQAQKNPEDKAGWRLGAQSYSFRLFSFADALRKIDSCGLKYVEAFPGQTIGGGIEGKMDFTMDAAKRQQVKKLIEDKGITIVAYGVVGAKTEEEWRTLFEFAKDMGVMNINSEPSAAQMLMVRKLAEEYKINVALHNHPKPSRYWHPDTVIAAIAGSKYVGACADIGHWVRSGLDPVECLKKLNGHVIGMHFKDVKKDTPDGKYHDVIWGTGDCKVEAVLGELKRQKFKGPISAEYEYHWENNGPEIAESAKNFREIYTRVKASQ; encoded by the coding sequence ATGAAACACACTGCCAAATACTTCTTGTGCGGACTGTTGCTTTCGTTGGGCGCATTTTCTGTTCAAGCACAAAAAAATCCTGAGGACAAAGCAGGTTGGCGTTTAGGCGCTCAATCGTACTCGTTTCGTTTGTTTTCCTTTGCCGACGCCCTGCGCAAAATCGACAGCTGCGGCCTGAAATACGTGGAGGCGTTTCCAGGTCAAACCATCGGGGGCGGTATTGAGGGAAAAATGGATTTTACGATGGATGCCGCGAAGCGTCAACAAGTAAAAAAACTCATCGAAGACAAAGGCATTACCATTGTGGCCTACGGGGTAGTAGGGGCCAAAACCGAAGAAGAATGGAGAACTTTGTTTGAGTTTGCCAAAGACATGGGCGTGATGAACATCAACTCGGAGCCGTCAGCGGCCCAAATGCTCATGGTTCGCAAGTTGGCAGAAGAATACAAAATCAACGTAGCGTTGCACAACCACCCCAAACCTTCACGCTACTGGCACCCCGATACGGTCATTGCAGCCATTGCGGGCAGCAAATACGTAGGGGCTTGCGCCGATATTGGTCACTGGGTGCGGTCGGGACTTGATCCCGTCGAGTGTTTGAAAAAGTTGAACGGGCACGTGATTGGTATGCACTTCAAAGACGTCAAAAAAGATACCCCCGACGGAAAGTACCACGACGTGATTTGGGGAACGGGAGACTGTAAAGTGGAAGCGGTGCTTGGTGAATTAAAACGTCAGAAATTCAAAGGCCCAATTTCGGCCGAATACGAATACCACTGGGAAAACAACGGCCCCGAAATCGCCGAAAGCGCGAAAAACTTCCGTGAAATTTATACGCGAGTGAAAGCTTCGCAGTAA
- a CDS encoding ABC transporter permease yields MQSKPPTWLDALVKRFLPSELYEELLGDLHEQFAFQAEEFGVQKARWMYFFEVIRFCRPYFLKRRFRADTQYSTSYTYSPTMIRNYFKIAFRNLLKNKGYSFINIFGLATGMAVAMLIGLWVWDELSFNKNFKNYDRIGRIMVHNGEGTYMTNPIPLAAELRASYGSDFKYIAMTTSTQKYAILSGDKKFFQSGSFMQPDAPELFGLDMVYGTRAALKDPHSVLLSESLAKKLFGEENPLDKIVKIKNRMEAKVAGVYKDLPKNSEFQDLTFIGPWDLLASFMSFMKEQENDWNDNSYKIYVQLAPQVDFAGVSAKIKDIKRKHLDAKRVAYNPELFVHPMSQWHLYSKFANRKSVMSDQLEFIWLYGIIGVFVLLLACINFTNLSTARSEKRAKEVGIRKSMGSLRQQLIAQFFGESFLVVFIALGFALLLVQLALPFFNELADKKITMLWSNPVFWLSVLSFSVLTGLLAGSYPAFYLSSFQPIKVLKGIGFPSSRLRRGAFAPTPRKVLVVMQFTVSTVLIIGTSVIYLQIQHAKNRNVGYDKEGLMAVYMITPDLYQNYEVIRNELLQSGAVTNLAVSSSPITDVWENQSGFEWKGKAPGFEDNFATFRVTHDYSKIVGWRFREGRDFSKKFSTDSSAIVINETAVKYMGLKNPINETVKWNGKSYEVIGVIKDIVMGSPFEPILPTVFLLDYNNQYTINIKLNQTMATSTAVGKIAEVFQKYNPAVPFDYKFVDEEYAKKFANEERLGKIASIFAILAIFISCLGLFGLASFVAEQRTKEMGVRKVLGATTANLWGLLSKDFVVLVVLSLCIASPIAYYFMSQWLQKYTYHTEISWWIFALTGAGALIITLLTVSFQTIKAALMNPVKSLKSE; encoded by the coding sequence ATGCAAAGTAAACCACCCACTTGGCTTGATGCCCTGGTTAAACGATTTCTCCCTTCAGAGCTTTACGAAGAACTGTTGGGGGATTTGCACGAGCAGTTTGCGTTTCAAGCTGAGGAGTTTGGAGTGCAGAAAGCCCGTTGGATGTATTTCTTTGAAGTCATCCGTTTTTGTCGCCCATATTTTCTGAAACGCCGTTTTCGTGCTGATACTCAGTATTCAACTTCTTATACATACAGCCCCACTATGATACGCAACTATTTTAAAATCGCTTTTCGTAACTTGTTGAAAAACAAAGGTTACTCGTTTATCAATATCTTTGGCTTGGCGACGGGCATGGCCGTGGCGATGCTCATTGGTCTTTGGGTATGGGATGAACTGAGTTTTAACAAAAACTTCAAAAACTACGACCGCATTGGGCGAATAATGGTGCATAATGGCGAAGGAACGTACATGACAAACCCCATTCCATTGGCCGCCGAGCTGCGCGCTTCGTATGGTTCTGATTTTAAGTATATCGCCATGACTACCTCCACGCAGAAGTATGCGATATTGTCGGGGGATAAAAAGTTCTTTCAATCAGGGAGTTTTATGCAGCCCGATGCCCCCGAATTGTTTGGGCTGGATATGGTGTATGGAACCCGCGCGGCGCTTAAAGACCCTCATTCGGTTTTACTATCTGAATCGCTCGCCAAAAAGCTTTTTGGGGAAGAAAATCCGTTGGATAAAATCGTAAAGATAAAAAATCGGATGGAGGCAAAAGTGGCGGGCGTGTATAAGGATTTGCCCAAAAACTCAGAATTTCAAGACCTGACCTTTATCGGGCCGTGGGATTTACTGGCTTCTTTTATGAGTTTTATGAAAGAGCAAGAAAACGATTGGAACGATAATTCGTACAAAATCTATGTGCAGCTTGCTCCTCAAGTTGATTTTGCGGGTGTTTCGGCCAAAATTAAAGACATAAAACGGAAGCATTTGGATGCAAAGCGCGTCGCATACAATCCCGAATTGTTTGTTCACCCGATGAGCCAATGGCATTTGTATTCCAAGTTTGCCAACCGAAAAAGCGTGATGAGCGACCAGCTCGAATTTATTTGGCTGTATGGTATTATTGGCGTGTTTGTGCTGTTGTTGGCTTGCATTAATTTTACGAACCTGAGTACGGCCCGTTCCGAAAAACGCGCCAAAGAAGTCGGGATTCGGAAGTCGATGGGGTCGCTTCGCCAACAATTGATTGCGCAGTTTTTCGGCGAATCGTTCTTGGTTGTTTTTATTGCCTTGGGTTTTGCGTTGCTTTTGGTGCAACTGGCGTTGCCTTTCTTCAATGAGTTGGCCGATAAAAAAATAACAATGTTATGGTCAAATCCTGTTTTTTGGTTGTCAGTACTGAGCTTTAGCGTATTGACGGGCTTATTGGCGGGGAGCTATCCTGCGTTTTACTTGTCTTCTTTTCAACCGATAAAAGTGCTCAAAGGAATCGGTTTCCCGTCGTCGCGTTTGCGGAGAGGAGCCTTTGCACCGACGCCACGGAAAGTTCTGGTAGTGATGCAGTTTACCGTTTCCACTGTGTTAATCATTGGTACGAGTGTTATTTATCTCCAAATCCAGCACGCAAAAAACCGAAACGTGGGGTACGATAAAGAAGGACTGATGGCCGTCTATATGATTACACCCGACCTTTACCAAAACTACGAAGTGATTCGAAATGAACTACTTCAGTCGGGGGCGGTGACCAACTTGGCGGTTTCTTCTTCTCCGATTACGGATGTGTGGGAAAACCAAAGTGGGTTTGAATGGAAGGGTAAAGCCCCAGGCTTTGAAGATAATTTTGCGACTTTCCGGGTGACGCACGACTACAGCAAAATCGTAGGGTGGCGGTTTCGGGAAGGACGCGATTTTTCCAAGAAGTTTTCAACAGACTCTTCGGCCATTGTCATCAATGAGACGGCCGTAAAGTACATGGGCTTGAAAAACCCCATTAACGAAACCGTAAAATGGAACGGGAAAAGCTACGAGGTGATTGGTGTCATCAAAGACATTGTGATGGGTTCGCCCTTTGAGCCGATATTACCCACGGTATTTTTGTTGGATTACAACAACCAATACACGATTAACATCAAACTAAATCAGACAATGGCGACTTCTACCGCCGTTGGCAAAATAGCCGAGGTATTTCAAAAGTACAATCCTGCGGTGCCGTTTGATTACAAATTTGTGGATGAAGAATACGCCAAAAAGTTTGCCAATGAAGAACGTTTGGGTAAAATAGCCTCCATTTTTGCTATTTTAGCGATATTTATCAGTTGCTTGGGCTTGTTTGGGTTGGCGTCGTTTGTGGCCGAACAACGCACCAAAGAAATGGGGGTACGCAAGGTACTTGGGGCAACGACTGCCAATTTGTGGGGCTTATTGTCGAAAGACTTTGTAGTGTTGGTGGTTCTCTCGCTGTGTATTGCGTCGCCCATTGCATATTATTTTATGAGTCAATGGTTACAGAAATACACCTATCATACCGAGATTTCTTGGTGGATTTTTGCCTTAACGGGCGCAGGAGCTTTGATAATTACCCTCTTGACCGTCAGTTTTCAAACCATCAAAGCGGCGTTGATGAATCCTGTGAAGAGTTTAAAGTCGGAGTAG